The Treponema medium genome has a window encoding:
- a CDS encoding VCBS repeat-containing protein, with product MDTDDLNTNEHIHSAEGHDMPPAPNLDTEISPDTTASGTAEMPPERSSDMQPIENVDTVGTHPAERQTAAQNADTVQASPHTGKKRKKSGFFKKVGIFLLVLILIIMIPLVGLIGYSLINRTNPARHIADGYYAAVTIRSASDTLQKGLYLSAVDSLLSSPETAALQGNLRALRSNTTLQSNWFKRLLNVPINIAVYEGRNAAIVANIGIRSAAVQLLPLITAVKPELLDSVPNLSQTEFDIDGSTKKGFLFELTQDQRLYICFYKNLIIAATSEDMLYSCLAENSEASGKRLTALLRNSNRGAVSVYAEPSYFISGIAAKQDIVGNMIRELAFPDPAALNVNFDETTVSLHSLINWISERSEVNAILQRRSTLPAILSRLPEGTAYLTLLNLGDPQFLYENTKAFFSPELTKTFNSTNKNSKFFFNKDLNQLIFEWMGSEVGVFGHRDSQTPVFFISLKDEAKCRYLLEDLFNTIFIDRSTAAVVDDNRIPRIVFPSWLLGLLRAFHIDLPEPFYMIQDGYLYLSNSAEALGMCKKETDTGKLLVKTDEWKKISKTVSAETSFLVYYSLDRSIPFFLEQNALLKTAFKNYGKGVLSLRFAAGRQIYLDFYTQKTDARKLEEIPAFPRSLSQRPETDIICTKTADNVPYIFWTNGSNVYGMNLLTGNESALSLDGKAGIAAEIKYSKLQALWAVSARGSIYRTNENLEPFAGYPVLTAEKLLPKPVVFNGGIAAPLSADSALLFADATDNWFISEPMNAKLRAAPVIFKDGIAALPRSFESCLYLFNKEGKIVEGYPIELDGIFAAAPVFFEETKGNPAVAFVSEDGRFSIRSLSQDYAETASCDLNTVCKADLAYSASLRAFFVVSQDGHLFKFNTAGAITDSLPLKTGAADDYRITLLDVTGDGKDEIFVSGGGNALYGYTSGFAPLDGFPLAGTGTPYLLDIDGDSIPELITHGIDSKVHAYRGAALR from the coding sequence ATGGATACCGACGATTTAAATACCAACGAACACATTCACTCAGCAGAAGGGCACGATATGCCGCCCGCTCCGAACCTCGATACGGAGATAAGCCCGGACACCACGGCAAGCGGTACTGCCGAAATGCCGCCCGAAAGGTCGTCTGATATGCAGCCTATTGAAAACGTTGATACGGTAGGCACTCATCCGGCAGAGCGGCAGACGGCGGCGCAGAACGCCGATACGGTACAAGCCTCTCCGCATACCGGAAAAAAGCGGAAGAAGAGCGGATTTTTTAAAAAAGTCGGTATCTTTCTCCTTGTTCTTATTCTGATTATCATGATTCCGCTGGTCGGGTTAATCGGATATTCATTGATAAACCGGACGAATCCTGCGCGGCATATTGCGGATGGATATTACGCTGCGGTTACTATTCGGTCTGCGAGCGATACACTGCAAAAAGGACTGTACCTCAGCGCTGTCGATTCGCTCCTTTCTTCACCCGAAACGGCAGCGTTACAGGGCAATCTCCGTGCGCTGCGGTCGAATACGACACTTCAATCGAATTGGTTTAAGCGGCTACTGAATGTTCCTATTAATATCGCCGTTTATGAGGGGCGTAACGCAGCGATTGTTGCGAATATCGGTATCCGATCCGCTGCCGTTCAGCTGCTTCCCCTTATTACTGCCGTTAAGCCGGAACTGCTTGATTCGGTACCGAACCTTTCGCAAACCGAATTTGACATAGACGGTAGCACAAAAAAAGGCTTTCTTTTTGAACTAACCCAAGATCAGCGGCTCTACATCTGTTTTTATAAAAATCTTATTATTGCGGCAACCTCGGAAGATATGTTGTATTCCTGTTTAGCCGAAAACTCCGAAGCGAGCGGTAAACGGTTGACTGCACTGCTGCGCAATTCAAACCGCGGAGCCGTCAGTGTATATGCGGAACCGTCGTATTTTATTTCCGGTATTGCAGCGAAACAAGATATCGTCGGCAACATGATACGGGAACTCGCCTTCCCCGATCCGGCGGCGCTCAACGTCAATTTTGACGAAACGACCGTTTCCCTTCACAGTCTTATCAATTGGATCTCGGAACGAAGCGAGGTAAATGCCATCCTGCAGCGCCGCTCTACTCTGCCGGCTATTTTATCCCGTCTGCCGGAAGGAACCGCCTATTTGACGCTGCTCAACCTTGGCGATCCTCAATTCCTCTACGAAAACACCAAAGCCTTTTTCTCTCCGGAACTGACAAAGACGTTCAATTCAACGAATAAAAACAGCAAATTCTTTTTTAACAAAGATTTGAATCAGCTTATTTTTGAATGGATGGGCAGTGAGGTCGGTGTATTCGGGCATCGAGATTCTCAAACGCCCGTGTTCTTTATTTCATTAAAAGATGAAGCCAAATGTCGCTATCTGCTTGAAGATTTGTTTAATACGATATTCATCGATCGCAGCACCGCTGCAGTAGTTGACGACAACCGGATCCCGCGTATCGTATTCCCCTCGTGGCTGTTAGGTTTGTTACGCGCTTTTCATATCGACCTGCCGGAACCATTTTATATGATACAAGACGGCTATTTGTATCTTTCTAATAGTGCGGAAGCGCTCGGTATGTGTAAAAAAGAGACTGATACGGGTAAACTCTTGGTAAAAACCGATGAATGGAAGAAGATTTCAAAGACCGTTTCTGCCGAAACGTCTTTCTTAGTATACTATTCACTGGATCGGAGTATTCCGTTCTTCTTGGAACAAAACGCGCTGCTTAAAACCGCCTTTAAGAATTACGGTAAAGGCGTGTTGTCGCTTCGTTTTGCGGCCGGACGCCAAATTTATTTGGATTTCTATACGCAAAAAACCGATGCGCGTAAATTGGAAGAAATACCGGCCTTTCCGCGCTCCCTTTCCCAGCGACCCGAAACCGATATTATCTGCACAAAGACCGCGGACAATGTTCCCTATATCTTTTGGACAAACGGTTCAAATGTGTATGGTATGAATCTTTTAACCGGAAATGAGTCAGCGCTTTCGCTTGACGGAAAAGCGGGAATCGCCGCCGAAATAAAATACTCAAAACTGCAAGCGTTGTGGGCTGTTTCGGCTCGCGGTTCCATTTATCGGACAAATGAAAACTTGGAACCCTTTGCAGGTTATCCCGTATTGACAGCGGAAAAGCTCCTTCCCAAACCGGTTGTTTTTAACGGCGGTATAGCTGCACCGCTTTCTGCTGACTCAGCACTGCTCTTTGCCGATGCAACAGATAATTGGTTTATTTCTGAGCCGATGAACGCTAAATTGCGAGCTGCTCCTGTTATATTTAAAGATGGTATTGCAGCGCTTCCGCGTTCTTTTGAAAGCTGTTTATACCTATTTAATAAAGAAGGAAAAATCGTTGAAGGGTATCCCATTGAGCTTGACGGAATCTTTGCTGCAGCGCCGGTATTCTTTGAAGAAACAAAGGGAAATCCGGCAGTTGCTTTTGTAAGCGAAGACGGCCGGTTTTCTATCCGCAGCTTATCGCAGGATTATGCAGAGACCGCCTCGTGCGACCTTAACACCGTGTGTAAGGCGGATTTAGCGTATTCTGCATCTTTGCGGGCGTTCTTTGTCGTTTCGCAAGACGGGCACCTGTTCAAATTCAACACTGCCGGGGCGATAACCGACTCGCTACCCTTAAAAACAGGCGCTGCGGATGATTATCGTATCACCTTGCTCGATGTAACCGGTGACGGGAAAGATGAAATATTTGTTTCCGGCGGAGGAAACGCCCTTTACGGGTATACCTCCGGCTTTGCCCCGCTGGATGGCTTCCCCCTTGCCGGTACGGGAACCCCATATTTACTCGACATTGATGGAGATTCGATCCCTGAACTGATTACGCATGGTATCGATTCAAAAGTTCATGCATATCGGGGCGCGGCACTAAGGTAA
- the groL gene encoding chaperonin GroEL (60 kDa chaperone family; promotes refolding of misfolded polypeptides especially under stressful conditions; forms two stacked rings of heptamers to form a barrel-shaped 14mer; ends can be capped by GroES; misfolded proteins enter the barrel where they are refolded when GroES binds), whose product MAKQLLFNEEARKKLLSGVEQISSAVKVTLGPKGRNVLLDKSFGAPTVTKDGVSVAREVELEDPFENMGAQLLKEVATKTNDVAGDGTTTATVLAYSMVREGLKAVAAGMTPLELKRGMDKAVAIAVDDIQKNAKEIKGSEEVAHVASVSANNDQEIGKILADAIARVGKDGVIDVGEAQTMETVTEYVEGMQFDRGYISSYFVTDRDRMETVYDNPYILIHDKTISTMKDLLPLLEKVAQSGRPLLIIAEDVEGEALATLVVNSLRGALKTCAVKAPGFGDRRKEMLEDIAILTGGQVISEELGLKLETADISQLGQAKSVKIDKENTTIIDGAGDKKHISDRVAQIKKQIENSSSEYDTEKLKERLAKLAGGVAVIKIGAVTEVEMKEKKHRVEDALNATRAAIEEGIVPGGGLALIQAADALNKADISKLTEDEKIGFKIVKRALEEPIRQIAENAGVDGAVIAEKAKEKRGVGFDAAKMEWADMMKVGIIDPAKVTRSALQNAASIASLLLTTECAITNLPEKHAPAAPAPDMGGMGGMY is encoded by the coding sequence ATGGCAAAACAACTGCTGTTTAATGAAGAAGCACGGAAAAAGCTGCTTTCCGGTGTTGAACAAATTTCAAGTGCGGTAAAAGTTACATTAGGCCCCAAAGGGCGCAATGTCTTACTGGATAAAAGCTTCGGCGCTCCGACCGTTACCAAAGACGGTGTATCGGTTGCCCGTGAAGTTGAATTGGAAGATCCGTTTGAGAATATGGGAGCACAGCTCTTAAAAGAAGTTGCCACAAAGACCAACGATGTCGCCGGTGATGGAACCACAACTGCGACTGTTTTGGCTTATTCTATGGTACGCGAAGGCTTAAAAGCCGTTGCCGCCGGTATGACCCCGCTTGAATTAAAGCGCGGTATGGATAAGGCTGTTGCAATTGCTGTAGACGACATTCAGAAAAACGCCAAAGAGATTAAAGGCTCCGAAGAAGTTGCGCATGTTGCTTCCGTTTCCGCAAACAACGATCAGGAAATCGGTAAAATCCTTGCCGATGCCATTGCCCGCGTAGGAAAAGACGGTGTTATCGATGTCGGCGAAGCGCAGACAATGGAAACTGTTACCGAATATGTTGAAGGTATGCAGTTTGACCGCGGCTATATTTCTTCCTATTTTGTAACCGATCGTGACCGTATGGAAACCGTATACGACAATCCGTATATCTTAATCCACGACAAGACGATTTCTACAATGAAAGACTTGTTGCCTCTTTTGGAAAAAGTCGCACAGTCCGGCCGCCCGCTTTTGATTATCGCAGAAGATGTTGAAGGCGAAGCATTGGCAACTTTAGTTGTAAACAGCCTCCGCGGTGCGTTAAAAACTTGTGCGGTAAAGGCTCCCGGTTTCGGCGACCGCCGCAAGGAAATGCTCGAAGATATCGCTATTTTGACCGGCGGACAGGTTATCTCCGAAGAATTGGGATTAAAGCTGGAAACAGCCGATATCAGCCAACTCGGTCAGGCGAAGAGCGTCAAAATCGATAAAGAGAACACAACGATTATCGACGGTGCAGGCGATAAAAAGCATATCAGCGACCGTGTCGCTCAGATTAAGAAGCAGATTGAAAATTCTTCTTCCGAATATGACACCGAAAAACTCAAGGAACGCCTTGCGAAACTTGCAGGCGGCGTTGCGGTTATTAAGATCGGCGCCGTTACCGAAGTGGAAATGAAGGAAAAGAAGCACCGCGTAGAGGATGCCTTGAACGCTACTCGCGCTGCTATCGAGGAAGGTATTGTACCGGGCGGCGGTCTTGCATTGATTCAGGCTGCTGACGCACTCAATAAGGCTGATATTTCCAAGCTGACTGAAGATGAAAAGATCGGCTTTAAGATTGTAAAGCGCGCTCTTGAAGAACCGATCCGCCAGATTGCGGAAAACGCTGGAGTTGACGGCGCTGTTATTGCGGAAAAAGCAAAAGAGAAGCGCGGCGTCGGTTTTGATGCTGCAAAAATGGAATGGGCAGATATGATGAAGGTCGGTATTATCGACCCCGCCAAGGTTACCCGCTCCGCATTGCAGAACGCCGCTTCTATTGCGAGCCTCCTGCTGACCACCGAGTGCGCTATCACGAACCTTCCTGAAAAGCACGCTCCGGCAGCTCCCGCTCCCGACATGGGCGGTATGGGCGGAATGTATTAA
- a CDS encoding tyrosine-protein phosphatase, with amino-acid sequence MIHKRFMHLSIAVLFSLSVLMSCATTDGARAQEPVYEPLQGTVSSVDKYGNLTTDITEAALKEKGYELGDVLLAKLGDKTVAAPFVATYSDVNRGDYLIRISHGFTAIAMSYDNCSGKTGAVEGSPVTLSLSKKGAYLQEYEMRHLVKSEKREDYASDAIFANFRAVQAGSIAANRLYRGCNPVLGDARAPYAAKLVEEAKIVTVINLADSAESMAPYLAAAPYYQQLVKDGQVITLNMGIDFNDPAFIAKLKDGLIFMGQHEGPFYVHCNEGKDRAGMVAAVLEALMGATVQQVADDYMLSYMNYFNVKKTDARYPVIAKIITDMFVKMNGGKAITDANLKAVAENYLTKTVGLTAPQINALKQKLQ; translated from the coding sequence ATGATTCACAAACGTTTTATGCATCTATCGATTGCAGTATTGTTCAGCCTTTCCGTGCTGATGTCATGCGCTACTACGGACGGCGCACGTGCGCAAGAACCGGTCTATGAGCCGCTGCAGGGAACCGTTTCGTCGGTTGACAAGTACGGTAACCTTACAACGGACATTACCGAAGCGGCTTTAAAAGAAAAAGGGTATGAACTCGGTGATGTGCTGCTCGCAAAGCTGGGAGACAAAACCGTAGCAGCTCCCTTTGTTGCAACCTACAGCGATGTTAATAGAGGAGATTACCTGATTAGAATTTCACACGGGTTTACCGCTATCGCGATGAGCTATGATAACTGCAGCGGCAAAACCGGCGCAGTCGAGGGAAGTCCGGTAACGCTATCTCTTTCCAAAAAGGGTGCATATTTACAGGAATACGAAATGCGCCACTTGGTTAAATCCGAAAAACGTGAGGATTATGCTTCCGATGCAATATTTGCAAATTTCCGCGCCGTTCAAGCGGGTTCCATTGCAGCGAATCGGCTGTACAGAGGATGCAATCCGGTACTTGGTGATGCCCGCGCCCCGTATGCGGCAAAGCTCGTTGAAGAAGCAAAAATCGTAACCGTTATCAATCTTGCGGATAGTGCCGAAAGCATGGCACCATATCTTGCCGCAGCGCCTTACTACCAGCAGTTGGTAAAAGACGGACAGGTTATTACCCTTAATATGGGAATTGACTTTAACGACCCTGCATTTATCGCCAAACTGAAGGATGGACTGATCTTTATGGGACAGCACGAAGGGCCGTTCTACGTTCATTGCAATGAAGGAAAAGACCGTGCCGGTATGGTTGCCGCCGTTCTGGAAGCCTTGATGGGCGCCACAGTGCAGCAGGTTGCCGACGACTATATGCTGTCATATATGAATTACTTTAACGTCAAGAAAACCGATGCGCGGTATCCGGTTATTGCGAAGATTATTACTGATATGTTCGTAAAGATGAACGGCGGCAAAGCTATTACCGATGCCAATTTAAAAGCCGTTGCGGAAAATTATCTGACTAAGACCGTCGGGCTGACCGCACCGCAAATTAATGCACTCAAACAAAAACTACAGTAA